From the genome of Pelosinus fermentans DSM 17108:
TCAAGAATTCAAATCTCCATAGAAAGGAGGTGATCCAGCCGCACCTTCCGATACGGCTACCTTGTTACGACTTCACCCCAATCACTGATCTCACCTTCGACGGCTGGTTCCATTGCTGGTTACCTCACCGGCTTCGGGTGCTCTCAACTTTCGTGGTGTGACGGGCGGTGTGTACAAGGCCCGGGAACGTATTCACCGCAGCATGCTGATCTGCGATTACTAGCGATTCCGACTTCATGCAGGCGAGTTGCAGCCTGCAATCCGAACTGAGAGCTTGTTTTTGGGTTTGGCTTCACCTCGCGGCTTCGCTACCCTCTATTTAAGCCCATTGTAGTACGTGTGTAGCCCAAGACATAAGGGGCATGATGACTTGACGTCATCCCCACCTTCCTCCGTGTTATCCACGGCAGTCTCCCATGAGTTCCCACCTTTACGTGCTGGCAACATAGGATAAGGGTTGCGCTCGTTGCGGGACTTAACCCAACATCTCACGACACGAGCTGACGACAGCCATGCACCACCTGTCTATCTGTCTTCCGAAGAAGAACTTCCTATCTCTAGGATCATCAGACGATGTCAAGCCTTGGTAAGGTTCTTCGCGTTGCGTCGAATTAAACCACATACTCCACCGCTTGTGCGGGCCCCCGTCAATTCCTTTGAGTTTCAACCTTGCGGCCGTACTCCCCAGGCGGGGTACTTATTGCGTTAACTCCGGCACTGGAGGGGTCGATACCCCCAACACCTAGTACCCATCGTTTACGGCCAGGATTACCGGGGTATCTAATCCCGTTCACTACCCTGGCTTTCGCGCCTCAGTGTCAGACACAGTCCAGAAAGTCGCCTTCGCCACTGGTGTTCCTCCTAATATCTACGCATTTCACCGCTACACTAGGAATTCCACTTTCCTCTCCTGCACTCAAGAATAACAGTATCCAATGCTTCACGGGGTTAAGCCCCGAACTTTAACATCAGACTGATTATCCCACCTGCGCGCGCTTTACGCCCAATAATTCCGGACAACGCTTGCCACCTACGTATTACCGCGGCTGCTGGCACGTAGTTAGCCGTGGCTTTCTTGTCAGGTACCGTCATTATGAACCATTATTTACAATCCACACATTCGTCCCTGAAAACAGAGTTTTACGATCCGAAAACCTTCTTCACTCACGCGGCGTTGCTCCGTCAGACTTTCGTCCATTGCGGAAGATTCCCCACTGCTGCCTCCCGTAGGAGTCTGGGCCGTGTCTCAGTCCCAGTGTGGCCGTTCATCCTCTCAGACCGGCTACTGATCGTCGCCTTGGTGAGCCATTACCTCACCAACTAGCTAATCAGACGCAGACCCATCTTCTAGTGATAGCTTATAAATAGAGGCCACCTTTAGTATCTTAAGTATGCACTCAAAATACAACATTCGGTATTAGCACCACTTTCGCAGTGTTGTCCCCAGCTAGAAGGTAGGTTGTCTACGCGTTACTCACCCGTTCGCCACTAAAATTCCATTGCTGAAATCTCCGTTCGACTTGCATGTGTTAGGCACGCCGCCAGCGTTCGTCCTGAGCCAGGATCAAACTCTCCATAAAAGTTATATTATGAAGAACCTTGATGGCTCTTTAAAAAACTTGTTTGTGTTGCTCTCACTTTCGCAGAACAACTTTGTTTTGCACTCGAAAAACGAGTACCGCACATCTGGCTTATTTTAACCTTACTTACATTGTTTAGTTTTCAAGGAACATCACGCCGCTTGTGGCGACTCACTTATAATATCACAAATAATTCATGCATGTCAATACCTTTTATTTATCTTTTTAATGTTTTTATTGTTTTTTATTAAATACATTATAATGCAAGTAATTGGCTTACAATGCTGTAATGTTTTTTCATCATATGCAATTATAGATCGGGAAGCGAACAAACCTTGTTGCTTCCCCACAGTTAGGCAACGAACAACTTAAACAAGATAAGCAACATTACTCCTGGAAGTCCTAGAAACCCTGCGATTAATGCCGTTATTGGATTAATTGCAATTGTAAATCCTATATGCAGCCCCACAAAATTTAATGCCCACAACATGGCACCCCCAATTAAACCATTATAAATCAAGCGAAAAATTAATTTGATTGGCATTAAAAACATTCGTCCCACAACATATAATAGAATAATGCCAAAAACATATGCCAGAATTACATTAAAATCTCCAAATCCGCCAAGCATAGTACACCCTTCCTCTCTTACTACTTCTTTTCACACGTTTTAAACGCTTTACTTATATACCTCATTATAACTTATAATCCCGCCCTCTTCTATCTCTTGTTATCACCTTTCTTCTATTAATATGGTCATTCTGGTCCAAGTATGATTAAGAAGAGGTGATTTTACGTCCCCTTAACTAAAGAAGGGTCAGAGTTTAGAAAACTCTGACCCTTTTTATTAAGAATGAAATTTTATAGTTTTTTGTACTCGTCGCTATCAGCAACAGTATAAGGAGAGCGTACAATACCTTCTTGACGAGCTTGCTTTAATAGGTATACATATTTCTTTTCAGCTGCCTGCATTAAATAAACGGCATGGTCAACCAAATCTTGATCAGAAACACTATTATAATAATGCTGGGCATTTAACCATTCTTGCCTGGCTTCTTCTACCACAATGGATAAAGAGGGCAAGGGTTTGGCATCCAACTTTTCGCTGCCATAAACATAATCTTGTATTTTCTGCAATGTTTCTATTATATTCATAATTCCCCTCCTGTCTTACGGTTATTTTTACCAAAAACAGGAGTATTTAAACATTACATTTCTCGGCGATTTTCCATAGCCTTGGACAAAGTCACTTCATCAGCATACTCCAAATCGCCACCTACTGGCAATCCATGAGCAATTCGGGTGACTCTTATCCCTAAAGGTTTTAACAGCCTCGCAATATACATTGCTGTAGCCTCACCTTCTACATCCGGATTGGTTGCCATAATCACTTCTTGGATCTCTCCCTCTCCAATACGCGTTAGCAATTCCTTTATTCTAATATCATTAGGTCCAACCCCTTCTAAAGGAGATAACTGTCCATGCAGCACATGATACCTGCCGTGATATTCTCGCGTACGTTCCACAGCAGCTACATCCCGAGGTTCTTCCATCACACACACGATGCTGACGTCCCGTCCAGCATCCCGACAAATCGAACAAGGATTACAATCTGTTAAATTAAAACAAACTTCACAATAACCAATCTTCTCTTTGGCCTCTATAATCGCCTGAGCTAAGCTTTCTGCTCGAGATTTATCCATCTCTAAAACATGATATGCTAAACGTGCAGCTGATTTAGAACCGATTCCCGGCAGTGCGCGAAACTGCTCTATCAATTTCGCCAACGGTGCTATATATTGCATCGTTTAAAATAAACCAGAAGGCAGATTCATACCACCAGTGAGTTTTCCCATTTCTTGAGCCATCATATCGTCGACCTTTTTAATAGCCTCATTGACGGCTGCAGTCACCAAGTCTTCCAGCATCTCCATATCTTCTGCATCCACTACGCTGGGATCAATTTTTAAAGACTGAATTTGTTTTTCACCAGTAATAACTACTTTTATTGCACCGCCACCTGCGGTAGCTTCCAATGTTCGCGTTTTAAGCTCTTCTTGCATTTTACTCATTTCACCTTGCAGCTTTTGCATTTTCTTCATCATACCAGCCATATTTCCCATATTTCCAAACATATCTTAATCCCCCTTGTATTCTTCTTTTTTTATAACCTTACCACCAAACATATGCATAGCCTGACGTAAAGCCGGATGAACTTCTTCTTCCAGCGGCGGTGCAGCCGTCACCGGCTTCTCCTTCGGTGGTAGAGCAGCTGCCTTTGGAGCTATCGCCGCACTTCCCAGTATACAACAAAGTTGCACTGTTTTTCCACAAAATTGGGTTAATACTTTTTCTATCATAATTCGATAATCTTCTTTTTCAGTACGTTCCTTGGGAAAAGCAGCTGCAAACTGAACAATAGCCTGTTTATCATTCAAACTTATCAATTTTCCTTGAGAAACACAAGCATGTACAGAGCGCTTACCGCTTGCCACCAATTCTTTAAGGACATTGTCCCAAATCTCTTTTACATCGCTTGATGACGAATTGCTATCCACAACGAGCTCTGTCTGAGGCTGTTCATGAGTTATTTCCTGCTTTACCTCAACTTTTTCTATCGGCTTTGGATTCACGGGTTGAGCAGAAACTGGTTTTGCCGGAGCAGGAGGACGCACAGTTTCTACTTGTTTTATAATTGGAGGCTCTATTCGCGGAAAGGACTGCCCTGATACCTTCTCTTCCAATATTGCTATTCGCTCCAGCAAATTCGCCATATCTGCTTGTGCTGAACGACGACAAAGGGACAACAGAGTCATCTCTGCTGTAATTCGAGGCTCAGGCGCCCATTTTGCATCATTGGCACCTTCATTTAATATCTTGATCATATCAATTAATTCATCATGCTTAAACTGTTCTCCATGTTTGGCTAATACATTTCGGTCATCTCCATATAATTCAATGCTATCAATATCAGGAGCAGCTTTGAATAGCATGATACTTCTCATATATAAAGCCACTTCTAAGAGTATCTGACGTACTTCTTTACCTAGTGCAATTAATTCTCCTAATGCCATCAATACCGCTTTAAAATCACGTTCCGCCAACGCTTCGGTAATGCGCCATACCCACTCATGACCGATAAGACCTAATAATTGTCGAACCTTCTCTGCAGTAACGATTCCATTTTCCATGGTAGTACATTGATCAAGAATACTTAGAGCATCCCGAAGCCCTCCATCTGCATGAGAAGCAATCAGCTTTAATGCATCTGGTGCTACATTTAGCCCTTCGTGCTGAACAACTGCAGTTAAACGACCTTCTATTGCTTCAGCATCGATACGTCTAAAATCATAACGTTGACAACGGGAATGAATCGTCGCTGGAATTTTATGCGCTTCCGTCGTGGCTAGAATAAATACTACATGGGCAGGCGGTTCTTCTAATGTCTTTAATAGTGCATTAAACGCCTCAGTTGTTAACATATGTACTTCATCGATGATATATACCTTATACCGGCCATCTACAGGCGCAAACTTAACCGTCTCCCGAAGTTCGCGAATTTCGTCAATCCCCCGATTAGAGGCAGCATCAATTTCAAATACATCCATAGACGTTCCAGCATTAATCGACTGACAATTTAAACACACATTACAAGGCTCAGGTGTTGGACCATGTATGCAGTTTAAAGATTTCGCCAAAATCTTGGCAGTACTCGTTTTCCCTGTGCCTCGTGGTCCCGAAAATAAATAAGCATGAGCAATTTTCCCCGATACAATTGCATTCTTCAAAGTAACACTAATATGCTTTTGTCCTACTAGATTTTCAAAATCCTGTGGGCGCCATTGGCGGTACAACGCAACATAAGCCATCTACCCAACACCTCCTTACAACATCTATGGTATTCTACGCTAAAGTAGCTTTCCCTTTTTCTTTAGTGAGCAAACTACTTATAATACACTAAAAAGCAACCAGATTTCTGGTTGCTTTTTAGGTTGCATTCATCATTTTAGCGTCGGGCCACAACAAAAGTCAGGCAACCTCACGGCACATAAAAATTATCACTTACCGCTGCTTTCTTCCGAATCTGACGGGGTTCATGAGTTTCCATTGCGTAAGACCCAACTTTTGCTGTGGCCCCACTCTAAAATAAATAAATGGCTAAAATATTAAATTTTATGCCAACAACGATCAGTACCTACTGACATCTCTATTAAAATGTAATAACCAGAGAAATTCAAAAATCTAATAACAATAACTTTTCTACCGCACAAATTCAAATAAAAACATTATGTTCACTCAAGGCGTATACATATTATATACTATTTATTTTACTAACGCAAGTGTATATTGTTGTTAAAAATTACCCAATGCGTAGGAATTATGGATGCAAATATAAACAACTAACTAAAAATCAATTATAAGCTGCCCTATAGACTCTCTAAATGCTGTCTATATCTGTACCAATTTTTCTTCAGCTTCTTTTCACCCGTCCAATTGAGGTCGCCAGATGATTCCAAAGAACAGCTTCTACCATTTTAACTTCACTTTGTTCGCAATTGATAACAAGAACCACCTCTGTGGTTACGTTTTTTGCCTTGTCTTTTTTGACACTTCTTTTGCTATTAAAGTAATCAAACGCGAATCCGACCGCTACCCCCAGTGCGAAACCCGTTAGTCCTCCTAGTATCGGTCCAAATTTCCAAAGAAATCCCCACATCACGCCAAATAGCATAAAAACGGTGCCAAGCATAGCTCCCCCGTCAAGCAAGCTATGACCGTCAGCACGATGGATAGTATCAAACAATTGACGTTCTTCTCCCATTCGTGACATCGGTACAGCTAGTATCTTATCCCGAGCAATGTCCTTCTCCTCCAATTCGCTAATGGCTAATTCTAAGAGCGATGAGTGTTCAAAAGTGGAAAACACATACATATCAATCACTCCTGCTTATACTGGCATCTCAAAAGCAGTATCCTGAAAATTGTCTTCGAGATACCTAGCTTGTTCTTGGTCATACAACCTGTTGTATTCAACAGTATTTACATAACCATCATAAAGACTAAATCCATAAGTAGATGGTAAAAACAGTATCCATTGAGGGTTAATTACTGCAATTGCATTATTATATTCTCCAAGTGCCGTAAATTGTACCGCCTGTACCGCGTTGGAATAATAACATATAACGATCCACCAGCCAAGTACGAGAAAGCCCGTAGGCAATCGATGTGTATAAAGATGCCCTATACCTGGCATAAGGAGCGACCACCATAGTGAAACCCATGGAATTTTCTTATCTAAGAAGCAGATTTCCAATGTCGATATTTTGGAAGGGCTTATTGGACTTCTCTCTCTATCCGCCAATATAGACATTTTATTTAAGTCTACGCTTTGACGGTAACTGCTCCAAATTGACCATATATAAACAGGAACATACAAAAGTAACCACCTATTGTCAACTACCTCGATTGCCATGTCATATCGTCCTGTAAAGGAGTATAAGATTGCATAATTTATATTACCATTCATATTGATTATGAGTTCCCAAAGAATTAAGAGAAAACCATGTATGTAACTGCCCAAACTAACATGACCGAATCCTGGAAGCATTGCTGACCAAAATGCAATTATCCACGGATTTCTTAAATGAACTAGGTTTATGGAAATGGTAGAAACCAGCCCCTTCGGATGGCGTGGTTCTTTGTTGGAAGAAGAATTCATACATTCACCTCACACTCTAAATATTATTATCAACAGTTATTTACTCTATACGCTCCATCAAATATATTGCAAATAAACCATTATTTTACATAATGCTTTTGATAAATGAAAACTAATTTTATGCACTTAACATAAAATTAAGCACAAAAAAGCGCTTGCAAGTTATAATATAACTCACAAACGCTTATATCTTCTGCAATGGCGGAGAGAGAGGGATTCGAACCCTCGGTACAGTTTCCCGTACACACGCTTTCCAGGCGTGCTCCTTCAACCGCTCGGACATCTCTCCAAGGTGTTTACACCAGTCAAAGTTACATTACTTGACTGCAAGAAATATAATATCATTTCTTAATACTATTGTCAACAATAATATATGAGGATTAAAATCCCAATCCGTCTTACATAAACTTGCATGGCTTTAGGGTGTCTGATACAATATGGATACATAAAGAAGGAAAAATTGACAGCTTCAATTTCACTGTCAATCTTAGTCAGTCTTATCCTTAGAACAGCTTAGCCATCGGATAAACATTCAAATTTCTCTTCTTGCAAAAGGTTGGAGGACATAAAATGGAAAGTACCTTGAATTCATGCTTGCCGCGTATACGCAGTGGTTTTAATGATTTAACTAAAACCGAACAAAAAACTGCAACTTATATTCTGGAAAATCCTTCTGAAGTCATACATATGACCATCACGGAGTTAGCGGAAGCAGCTAAGAATGCAGAAGCAACTGTTTTTCGTCTTTGCAAAAAATTAGGCTTTTCGGGGTACCAAGAATTGAAGATTGCCCTTGCCGGGGATTTATATACTCCCTTAGAATCCGTCTATAAAGAAGTTCATCCTACCGATTCCATCAGAAATATGACTAGCAAGATTTTCTTAGGCATAAATGAAGGGCTGCAAGATACCCTTAAGATCATTGACGAAGAAGCAATTGAAAATGCCATCCAAGCGATCACTAACACACGTCGGATTGATGTTTACGGCTCAGGCGGATCAGCAGTGATCGCTTCCGACATTGAGCACCGTTTTATGCGCTTTGGTATTTCCGTAAGAGCTTACTCTGACCCACATCTGCAAATCGCATCCGCCACGTTGCTTAAGCCTGGTGATGTAGTCATTGCGGTGTCTCATACTGGTGCTAATCGCGATATACTTGATGCTGTTGCTATGGCAAAAAGCAACCATATTACTACCATTGCAATTACTAGTTATATGCGATCACCTCTCAGTCAGTTAGCCGATATTTCACTTCATGGTATGGGCAGAGAAATTAATTACCGTTCAGAAGCTATGGCCTCACGCTTAATTCATCTGGCCATAGTTGATGTTTTATACATTGGATCGCTTCTCCGCCAGCAGGAAACAATCATCGAAAATATGAACAAGGTACGTATGTCCATTGCCAAACGTAAAATATGAAGATATTTCAATCACCATCCTATTCGCTAAGAAAAATCGAGTAAGAGGCTACCCATTAGTTGAGTAGCCGACTTCTCACACCACCGTACGTACCGTTCGGTATACGGCGGTTCAACAGAATTAGTGTACTAGTGAATACCTTTCACTTATGGTGATGAAGCCGATTTTCCTGAGGTATTCATTGGTTAACGTCCGAGAAAGGATTGGGCTATTGGCTGTGTGCCAGTAGCTCTTTCTTGTATTGGCGTATTCCCACGCTTTGCGGTTATCTATGCCATGAGCAACAAGATTATCGTGCTTCGTCCCAATTTTCTTCCATTGCTTCCACAAGCACATTCGAATCCTTCTTCTCAGCCATTCATCCAATGCTTTAGCTAGGGTTTTCATATCAGCCATTCCAAAGTAGTTCATCCAGCCCACAATGCACTGCCGGAGCTTTTCCGCTCTTTGCTCCATGCTCATAGCATTGCTTCGTCCTGTTATTTCCTTCAGCTTTTGCTTGAATTTCTTTACAGGCTTAGGGTGAACTCTAATTCCTAATCCACCTTTTTTGTGATAGAACGAAAAACCTAGAAATTTCAGCTTCCACGGCCTGTCTACTGTACTCTTTTCTTGATTGACTTTGAGCCTTAATTTTTGCTCAAGAAATCGCGTGATACTTGCCATGACCCGTTCTGCCGCTTTCCGGCTTTTGACGTAAATATTCTGATCATCAGCATAACGACAGAATTTTAAGCCCCGTCTCGTGAGTTCAGTGTCCAGTTCATTCAGCATGACGTTACTCAGAAGTGGAGAAAGATTGCCCCCTTGAGGACAGCCTTCCTCGCTCTCCTGTACCACGCCATTTATCATGACTCCTGATTTCAGATATTTGCGTATCAGCGACAGCACTCGGCTATCTTCGATGGTTTCTGAAAGCAAGCGCATGAGTTTATCGTGATTTACGGTATCAAAATACTTTGCCAAGTCGATATCAACTGTCCAGGTGTATCCTGCCTCGATATATTCCTTGCATTTTACTACCGCTTGTTTTGCACTTCTGCCGGGTCTAAACCCGTAGCTATTTGCCGAAAACTGCATTTCATAGATTGGGGTTAATATTTGAGCTATAGCTTGTTGTATCACTCTGTCAACTACAGTAGGTATACCAAGTAGCCTTTTCCCCCCGTCCGGTTTCGGTATTTCTATCCGTCTGACCGGCTCGGGCTTATAGGTCCCTTCTAGTATGGATTGCCTGAGTTGGTTGCCGTTTTGTTTCAGGAATTGTAAAAGTTCATTTACTGTCATTCCGTCGACTCCATGGCTTCCTTTGTTACCCTTCACTCGCTTATAAGCAAGATTCATGTTATCTCGGTGAAGGATTTTCTCCAGCAATCCACCGGCGTATTCATTGTCACCGTTTCTTCCTCTTTCGGGCATGGGAGAAATGCTCGGCACTCCTACATTACCTCTGAGTTCCACTCTTGTCTCCTGTAGGCAGCCTTCTTTGTGAAGTTGTCTGCTTTCTACGCATTTCTTCGTACCTTTCAAAATTCGGAAACCTCCTATTGTTCGGTCCTTCCCAGAGCGTATATAGCCGCTCTGGTAGTATGACCTCTGCTGACTTCTGACAGCTCAGTCGTACATTACTGCACGGGTTGCCGTTTTCAAATTCATATCCACAGCTTGACTGTCAGATCTCCCCAGGTAAGAACGCTTACTTTCACTCCACCTATCTGCTACATTTACATCGCCCGCTTCGGATAGTTTAGGGCTTCGTTTTGTGCGGCAAACTCACCCAGCTGACATATGCCTTGTATGTAGTTCGTCTTCCTCAGACCGGAGTTTTGCCGCCGACTTCCTTCAGATTCCACCTCGCGATGGACACCCTTGTCTTAGGCTAACGGTTGGCACTATCAACCCCCGTATTGGACTTTCACCAACTAGTAAGCGCCCATGCTGGGCACACCGCAAAAGGTTAGAAACCCAATGGGTTCTAACCTTTTTGTTCATCCTATTGATTCTCTTTTTAGCCTAATTGTTCATTGCCTGCTACTCCTTAACATGAGAAGAAACATATGCCTGATCAGCACGGACTTGCGAATAATTTGGAGTTACATCTTCAAAATCGACAATAAAGAGTTCAGGCGATTTCATTAAATCAAGTTCAACAATTTGATCGATATTCTGCCCGTCCTCACTGGACGTTATGCGAACAACTGGCGTAGTTTTGTTTTTTAGATCCACACCAAGAATTACACCGCTTTGCTGGTTGTTTAACCGCACCGTTTTTCCAATAGGGTAAATGGCAACACTCTGGTTAAACTTGCCGACAATAACCGGATTAAAATACTCTCCTGCAGCTTTACTCAAAATCGCAGCAGCGTAATACACAGGCGTCGGC
Proteins encoded in this window:
- a CDS encoding DUF2508 family protein, coding for MNIIETLQKIQDYVYGSEKLDAKPLPSLSIVVEEARQEWLNAQHYYNSVSDQDLVDHAVYLMQAAEKKYVYLLKQARQEGIVRSPYTVADSDEYKKL
- the ltrA gene encoding group II intron reverse transcriptase/maturase, yielding MKGTKKCVESRQLHKEGCLQETRVELRGNVGVPSISPMPERGRNGDNEYAGGLLEKILHRDNMNLAYKRVKGNKGSHGVDGMTVNELLQFLKQNGNQLRQSILEGTYKPEPVRRIEIPKPDGGKRLLGIPTVVDRVIQQAIAQILTPIYEMQFSANSYGFRPGRSAKQAVVKCKEYIEAGYTWTVDIDLAKYFDTVNHDKLMRLLSETIEDSRVLSLIRKYLKSGVMINGVVQESEEGCPQGGNLSPLLSNVMLNELDTELTRRGLKFCRYADDQNIYVKSRKAAERVMASITRFLEQKLRLKVNQEKSTVDRPWKLKFLGFSFYHKKGGLGIRVHPKPVKKFKQKLKEITGRSNAMSMEQRAEKLRQCIVGWMNYFGMADMKTLAKALDEWLRRRIRMCLWKQWKKIGTKHDNLVAHGIDNRKAWEYANTRKSYWHTANSPILSRTLTNEYLRKIGFITISERYSLVH
- the recR gene encoding recombination mediator RecR encodes the protein MQYIAPLAKLIEQFRALPGIGSKSAARLAYHVLEMDKSRAESLAQAIIEAKEKIGYCEVCFNLTDCNPCSICRDAGRDVSIVCVMEEPRDVAAVERTREYHGRYHVLHGQLSPLEGVGPNDIRIKELLTRIGEGEIQEVIMATNPDVEGEATAMYIARLLKPLGIRVTRIAHGLPVGGDLEYADEVTLSKAMENRREM
- the dnaX gene encoding DNA polymerase III subunit gamma/tau, whose translation is MAYVALYRQWRPQDFENLVGQKHISVTLKNAIVSGKIAHAYLFSGPRGTGKTSTAKILAKSLNCIHGPTPEPCNVCLNCQSINAGTSMDVFEIDAASNRGIDEIRELRETVKFAPVDGRYKVYIIDEVHMLTTEAFNALLKTLEEPPAHVVFILATTEAHKIPATIHSRCQRYDFRRIDAEAIEGRLTAVVQHEGLNVAPDALKLIASHADGGLRDALSILDQCTTMENGIVTAEKVRQLLGLIGHEWVWRITEALAERDFKAVLMALGELIALGKEVRQILLEVALYMRSIMLFKAAPDIDSIELYGDDRNVLAKHGEQFKHDELIDMIKILNEGANDAKWAPEPRITAEMTLLSLCRRSAQADMANLLERIAILEEKVSGQSFPRIEPPIIKQVETVRPPAPAKPVSAQPVNPKPIEKVEVKQEITHEQPQTELVVDSNSSSSDVKEIWDNVLKELVASGKRSVHACVSQGKLISLNDKQAIVQFAAAFPKERTEKEDYRIMIEKVLTQFCGKTVQLCCILGSAAIAPKAAALPPKEKPVTAAPPLEEEVHPALRQAMHMFGGKVIKKEEYKGD
- a CDS encoding MurR/RpiR family transcriptional regulator produces the protein MESTLNSCLPRIRSGFNDLTKTEQKTATYILENPSEVIHMTITELAEAAKNAEATVFRLCKKLGFSGYQELKIALAGDLYTPLESVYKEVHPTDSIRNMTSKIFLGINEGLQDTLKIIDEEAIENAIQAITNTRRIDVYGSGGSAVIASDIEHRFMRFGISVRAYSDPHLQIASATLLKPGDVVIAVSHTGANRDILDAVAMAKSNHITTIAITSYMRSPLSQLADISLHGMGREINYRSEAMASRLIHLAIVDVLYIGSLLRQQETIIENMNKVRMSIAKRKI
- a CDS encoding YbaB/EbfC family nucleoid-associated protein; the encoded protein is MFGNMGNMAGMMKKMQKLQGEMSKMQEELKTRTLEATAGGGAIKVVITGEKQIQSLKIDPSVVDAEDMEMLEDLVTAAVNEAIKKVDDMMAQEMGKLTGGMNLPSGLF
- a CDS encoding pro-sigmaK processing inhibitor BofA family protein, which produces MLGGFGDFNVILAYVFGIILLYVVGRMFLMPIKLIFRLIYNGLIGGAMLWALNFVGLHIGFTIAINPITALIAGFLGLPGVMLLILFKLFVA